The Lutzomyia longipalpis isolate SR_M1_2022 chromosome 2, ASM2433408v1 DNA window ATTGTTGAATGGCTGTGAAAACATATCGTTTTAGCAAATAAGCTTATCgcttgaatgaatttattgacaaACAGAGAGGAAGAGtgagacagaaaaaaatatacaagagAGTCTGAGTAAGACTCACACGTGCTATCTGgcataaaatttgcataatgatACCACAAGACTAACTTGTTTGCTTGATTCACATTAAAAGATCCACGCTATTCTATACGTAGTGTCTTGGTATGAATACGCTTTAAGCTTCTAATAGTTTAATGTTAATTATCAGAAAGATGAATATTTCGgcaattaaagaattatttcattaaactCTTCGGCTAAgttttcaaggaaattttaatttttcaaaatatgaAAGACCTCTAAAATGGAAGCCGgttcttgtgaatttatttgctCTGGCTTGAGGGAGATTTTGcattaacaaatattttagtcTTTCGACAAACAAGAGCACGGCCACTacgaaataaaaatctcaGAATGGTTATCAGTGTGAAAAGTGAGAGTGCTACAATGCCTCTACAAGAGGAACCGCGAAAACTCAATTTGGATCTTTTAATTCACCAAATTGGACCTTTTGGGAGGTTCCAATTgtggattttcattttaatttgcattcCCGTCGTCTTTACGGCCATGTACACAATGGTTTTCGTCTTCACGGCAGGAGAAGTCTACTACAGATGTCGAATAGCTGAATGTGAAGCTCAAAACGCTGCATTCAGTGCTGATTTTCTCAACTTTACAATTCCTTCCTTTGAGGGAAATTTTGCCAGGTGCATGAGATTTCAGGGACTCCCAAATATCGGTTGGGAAGATCAGTGTCAAGGAGAGTTTTTTGACTTAAATCAAACTGAAGAGTGCTCCGAGTTAATTTATCAAGACGACGAGACTACAATGCAGAATGAATGGAATTTAGGATGTAGCGAGGAATGGAAGCTATCTCTAGTTGGGACTGTGAATAAAAGTGGCCAATTCTTAGGCTTACTGctaattggttatttttccgATCGTTACGGGAGACGAACAGCCTTCATCTGGAGTATTTTCTTGTCAGCCACACTTGGAATTATTCGATCGTTCTCAGTTAATTTCACAATGCTCCTGATTTTTGAATTCATTGAACCTTTTGCCAGTTCTGGGATATACAGTGTAGGTTTTATTCTAGGTAGgtattattttctattctatttGGAAAGAAggatagaaaataatttaaattcttttggcAGGAATGGAACTTATTGGTCCTGAAAGACGCGCTCTTGGCTCATTCATCCTTAGTATAGCCTTCACTCTAAGCCTGATGCTTTTAGGCTTTGAAGCTTTGTTAACTAAAGAATGGAGACTACTAACGAGGGTTGCTTTTGCACCATCGTTTCTCATTTTTACCTACCGATGGCTCATACCTGAGAGCACAAGGTGGCTTGTCAACAAAAATCGTGTTGAGGAAGCAGCACGGATTATAGATCTAGCTGCAAAGTATAACGAAAGCTTACTCACAGTTGAGGCCAAAAGTATGCTAAGTCAAGCAATCAAAGGTGATCCACTCATAGGACTTACAGATGAAAATAACGAGAAGAAAGTTGGAGGCTATCGTCTGATGTCAGCCTTCAAGTCCTGTACCCTTATGCTGCGGATTGTTAACTGCTCCTTCGCCTGGGCAGCATTGGCTTTCGTCTATGCTGGACTAACTATGTATTCAGTTAGTCTAGCTGGTGATAAGTACATCAATTTCATCCTGAATTGTTTCATCGAAATTCCTGGAGCTTTTATCTGCTACCTGCTGATGGATCGGATTGGAAGACGAAAGCTTATGAGTCTAAGTCTTCTCGTAACTGGGATATCCTGTATTGCCTATATCCTGCTAACAGATGTTTCTGTTAATGCTCAAATTGCAGCCACACTCATTGGGAAGTCAACCGTAACCATGTCTTTCATCACAATTTACGTTTACGTAGCTGAACTCTTTCCAACGGAGCTCCGACAAACTCTGCTTTCCACCTGTGCTATCTTTGGACGTGCAGGAGCCATTATGGCGCCATTTACAATATTTCTTGTAAGATTGCtaaacattcaaaatttccattttgttaatgttttctttttatccttTAGGGAAAATACATGGAATCTATGGAAATGATCCTGTTTGCTTCAATGACGATCCCTGcgggaatttttattctcttcgcACCTGAAACTCTAAATCAACCACTACCGGATACAATCCAAGAAGCTGAAAATATtggcaaaaagttttataattaaaatgaaattttaaagaataaaaatttgaaattttagttaaGTTTTATCAAGTTCAGTTTATCAAGCAATtagttgattaatttaatcgTCTGTCTTTCCTACAACTCAATAGCCTACTGATAATTCTCTTCTGATTATTTACAAATCACAGAGTACTCGAGAAAATAGATAAAGCCAGCTCAATAAGAAGGTCTGGCCTATATAAAGCCACTAGTTACTCTCAGAGTTCCCACAGTTAGTTCTAAAAGTGCAGTGATGAAGATCTTGGTGAGTTTTGTGCTCTTGTGCCTAATATCGAGGATTCAGTGCGATCTGAATTGGTGGAGAACAGCCAATGTCTATCAGATCTATCCGAGATCATTCAAAGATTCAGACGGTGATGGCATAGGAGATCTTAATGGAATAACCCAAATGCTGCCTTATTTGAAGGATCTGGGAATTGATGCCTTTTGGATGTCACCGATCTTCAAATCCCCCATGAAGGATTTTGGCTATGATATTTCGGATTTCCGTGATATTCAGCTTGAATACGGGACTATGGAGGATTTTGATCGTCTCCTGAAAACTGCCCATGAACTAGACTTGCGCgttattctggattttgtgcCTAATCATTCAAGTGATGAGCATGAATGGTTCTTGAAGTCTGTTGCTGGAGATCCTGAGTACAAAGATTTCTACGTGTGGCATCCGGGGAAGGAGGATCCAGCAAATCCACAGAATAGGCTTCCACCTAGCAACTGGCTCAGTGCATTTCGTGGCAGTGCTTGGAAGTGGCATGAAACCAGAGGAGAGTTCTACCTTCATGCGTTTGCCTACCAACAACCAGACTTAAACTACAGAAATGAGAAAGTCGTTGAAGCCATGAAAGATATTCTGAGATTTTGGCTGGAAAAGGGTGTTGATGGTTTTCGCATTGATGCTGTACCTAATCTATTTGAAGTTGAACCAATTGATGGTCAGTATCCGGATGAAGTTAAGAGCGGCTATACAGACGATCCTGAGGAGTCAGCCTATCTATACCACAACCTCACTATGGACTTACCCGAAACAGTTGAAATGGTCTACCAATGGCGGGATGTTGTTGATAGGTTCAGCATAAATGGAAATACCAGAATAATGCTAACTGAAGCATATTCACATATTGATATTCTCATGCAGTATTACGGGAATGGCGTCAAGAACGGCTCTCATGCTCCATTCAACTTTTACATGATCATGAATCTCAACAACGATTCAAATGCAATTGATTTTCACAGAAACATCCAACTGTGGTTGGATAAATTACCCAACGGTAGTGTAGCGAACTGGGTTATGGGAAATCACGATCAGAGACGTATTGGATCGAGGTTTGGAACCCATAGAATTGATCTTATAAACATGATCATTAAAACTCTTCCTGGAATTAGCATTACCTACAATGTGAGTTTTCTTGTAagttttagtgaaaaaatctctgaaaactcttttttcttttctttaggGAGAAGAGATCGGAATGACGGATGTTTACATATCGTGGGAAGATTCAGTAGATCCTGCTGGCTGCAATTCCAACCCGGagatatttgataaattttccagAGATCCCGCGAGAACTCCCTTCCAATGGGATTCATCAACAAGTGCAGGATTCTCCGTAAATCCCAAACCGTGGCTACCTGTGTCGCCATTGTATAAGGAGGTGAACGTTAAGGTTCAACAAACAGCTCCACGGAGTCACCTGAAGATCTACCGAAGACTTTTGCAACTGAGACGAACGGAGACACTTCAGAAGGGCTCCGTTGAGACTCGTACCCATGGCCAGAATGTTCTTAGCATTACAAGACGCCTTCCAGGACGTGATACCTACATCACAGTCGCTAATATTGGACCAAAAAGGGAATCAATTGATTTGCGGGAGGTCTTCTCTGGACGCTTAATCTTCCACATTGTGTCTGTGGATTCAAAGAAACGCGATGGAGATGGTGTAATGGG harbors:
- the LOC129791233 gene encoding organic cation transporter protein-like, producing MELIGPERRALGSFILSIAFTLSLMLLGFEALLTKEWRLLTRVAFAPSFLIFTYRWLIPESTRWLVNKNRVEEAARIIDLAAKYNESLLTVEAKSMLSQAIKGDPLIGLTDENNEKKVGGYRLMSAFKSCTLMLRIVNCSFAWAALAFVYAGLTMYSVSLAGDKYINFILNCFIEIPGAFICYLLMDRIGRRKLMSLSLLVTGISCIAYILLTDVSVNAQIAATLIGKSTVTMSFITIYVYVAELFPTELRQTLLSTCAIFGRAGAIMAPFTIFLGKYMESMEMILFASMTIPAGIFILFAPETLNQPLPDTIQEAENIGKKFYN
- the LOC129789877 gene encoding maltase A3-like, yielding MKILVSFVLLCLISRIQCDLNWWRTANVYQIYPRSFKDSDGDGIGDLNGITQMLPYLKDLGIDAFWMSPIFKSPMKDFGYDISDFRDIQLEYGTMEDFDRLLKTAHELDLRVILDFVPNHSSDEHEWFLKSVAGDPEYKDFYVWHPGKEDPANPQNRLPPSNWLSAFRGSAWKWHETRGEFYLHAFAYQQPDLNYRNEKVVEAMKDILRFWLEKGVDGFRIDAVPNLFEVEPIDGQYPDEVKSGYTDDPEESAYLYHNLTMDLPETVEMVYQWRDVVDRFSINGNTRIMLTEAYSHIDILMQYYGNGVKNGSHAPFNFYMIMNLNNDSNAIDFHRNIQLWLDKLPNGSVANWVMGNHDQRRIGSRFGTHRIDLINMIIKTLPGISITYNGEEIGMTDVYISWEDSVDPAGCNSNPEIFDKFSRDPARTPFQWDSSTSAGFSVNPKPWLPVSPLYKEVNVKVQQTAPRSHLKIYRRLLQLRRTETLQKGSVETRTHGQNVLSITRRLPGRDTYITVANIGPKRESIDLREVFSGRLIFHIVSVDSKKRDGDGVMGPNLELAPYEAFILRGPVKI